In Gulosibacter molinativorax, a single window of DNA contains:
- a CDS encoding dipeptide ABC transporter ATP-binding protein, with protein sequence MTTEAAESREARPVLLEVEDLHVDYVVRGQEVPAVRGVDLTMREGEIVAIVGESGSGKSTFAKAVLHLLADNGRVHATRMAFAGRDLTSLNRREWRKVRGAEIALIPQDPTLSLDPLMSVGKQVAETLRIHKLATKDEAQARAVKLLAEAGIPDPEQRAWQLPSEFSGGMRQRALIASALAGEPRLLVADEPTSALDVTVQRQILDHIERLRDELGIAVLLITHDLGVAADRADRILVMQHGQVVESGAAATVLANPEHDYTRRLVAAAPGLSGTTVTSRTPAPAQDAEVVLRVRDLRKEFKLRGSGETLVAVDNVAFDIRRGETFGLVGESGSGKSTTARVALQLERATKGTVEFDGVDITEYRGESLRQLRRRFQLVHQSPYASLDPRMTVGEIIREPLRSFKIGSRSEQKARVAELLDSVALPKDYAERRPDELSGGQRQRVSIARALATKPDCVVLDEAVSALDVSVQAQVLELLAQVQRDTGVAYLFISHDLGVVGEISHRIGVLQRGALVETGTSEAVLKNPEHPYTQALIAAIPGAQLSEARQATSNVDTQENHS encoded by the coding sequence ATGACCACTGAAGCTGCTGAAAGCCGGGAGGCGCGACCCGTGCTGCTCGAGGTCGAGGACCTGCACGTCGACTACGTCGTGCGCGGGCAGGAAGTTCCGGCCGTGCGCGGGGTCGACCTCACGATGCGTGAGGGCGAGATCGTCGCGATCGTCGGCGAGTCCGGTTCGGGCAAGTCGACGTTTGCCAAGGCGGTGCTCCACCTGCTCGCCGATAACGGCCGTGTGCACGCAACGCGGATGGCATTCGCCGGGCGCGACCTCACGAGCCTTAACCGACGCGAGTGGCGGAAAGTCCGCGGCGCCGAGATTGCGCTCATCCCGCAAGACCCGACGCTGTCGCTCGACCCGCTGATGTCCGTGGGCAAGCAGGTCGCCGAGACCCTGCGCATCCACAAGCTCGCAACGAAGGACGAGGCGCAGGCGCGCGCGGTCAAGCTGCTGGCCGAGGCGGGCATCCCCGATCCCGAACAGCGGGCGTGGCAGCTGCCCTCCGAGTTCTCGGGCGGGATGCGCCAGCGCGCGCTGATCGCATCCGCCCTCGCAGGGGAGCCGCGACTGCTCGTGGCAGACGAGCCGACCTCCGCGCTCGATGTCACCGTGCAGCGACAGATCCTCGATCACATCGAGCGCCTGCGCGATGAACTCGGCATCGCCGTGCTCCTCATCACCCACGACCTTGGCGTTGCGGCCGATCGCGCCGACCGCATCCTCGTGATGCAGCACGGGCAGGTTGTCGAGTCCGGCGCGGCGGCGACCGTCCTCGCGAATCCCGAACACGACTACACGCGCCGGCTCGTGGCCGCGGCCCCGGGGCTCTCGGGCACGACCGTCACCTCACGAACCCCGGCTCCGGCGCAGGACGCCGAGGTGGTGTTGCGCGTGCGCGACCTGCGCAAGGAGTTCAAGCTGCGTGGTTCGGGCGAGACCCTCGTCGCTGTAGACAATGTCGCGTTCGACATTCGTCGCGGCGAAACCTTTGGCCTCGTGGGGGAGTCCGGTTCGGGCAAGTCGACAACCGCACGCGTTGCCCTGCAGCTCGAGCGCGCGACGAAGGGCACGGTCGAGTTCGACGGCGTCGACATCACCGAGTACCGAGGCGAATCGTTGCGCCAATTGCGGCGTCGCTTCCAGCTCGTCCACCAGAGCCCCTACGCCTCGCTCGACCCGCGTATGACCGTCGGCGAGATCATCCGTGAGCCGCTGCGGTCTTTCAAGATCGGCTCCCGAAGCGAGCAGAAGGCTCGCGTGGCTGAGCTCCTCGACTCGGTCGCGCTGCCGAAAGACTACGCCGAGCGCCGCCCGGATGAGCTCTCGGGCGGCCAGCGCCAGCGCGTCTCGATCGCGCGGGCCCTGGCGACGAAGCCCGACTGCGTCGTGCTTGATGAGGCAGTATCGGCCCTCGACGTCTCGGTGCAGGCGCAGGTGCTCGAGCTGCTCGCACAGGTGCAGCGAGACACCGGCGTCGCGTACCTCTTTATTAGCCACGACCTCGGCGTCGTCGGCGAGATCTCGCACCGGATCGGGGTGCTGCAGCGCGGTGCGCTCGTCGAGACGGGCACCAGTGAGGCAGTACTGAAGAATCCGGAGCACCCTTATACACAGGCCCTCATTGCGGCAATCCCCGGCGCGCAACTTAGCGAGGCGCGCCAGGCAACGAGCAACGTGGACACGCAGGAGAATCACTCATGA
- a CDS encoding LLM class flavin-dependent oxidoreductase: MTQHRQIHFAAHFPGVNQQTVWSHPDAGSQIEFESFRKFAQIAEAGFMDYLFLAEGLRLREQKGALHELDVAGRPNTVGVLSALAAVTEHIGLVGTMSSTFNEPADIARQLQTLNVLSDGRAGWNVVTTSNAFTGENFRKGFYLPLDQRYNRAQAVVDAARQIWQTAPGDREHLVARHDELLDFETAGTVPPEGLGAESGRSPMLVQAGMSPQGRDFAAKNSDVIFSHYASFEKAQAFRADITERLAANGRAPESLKVMPAMAIVLGDTEAEAQERSLEIRRAQVSPQTAISFVEQVWGRDLSDHDPDGPLPSFEPTEGLAAEGWVNTYEDRFERVAKWREISARENLSIRDIAVREYNYDQFIGTPEQVADSIIAAVDGRAADGFTLVGHLVPGGLAEVVEKVIPILQEKGAYRTEYRQGASLRELMGTTAAPLREQETARTSA; this comes from the coding sequence ATGACCCAGCATCGTCAGATTCACTTCGCCGCGCACTTCCCGGGCGTGAACCAGCAGACCGTCTGGTCGCATCCTGATGCCGGTAGCCAGATCGAGTTCGAATCATTCAGGAAGTTCGCGCAGATCGCGGAGGCCGGGTTCATGGACTACCTCTTCCTCGCGGAAGGCCTGCGCCTGCGCGAACAGAAGGGTGCCTTGCACGAGCTCGACGTTGCGGGCCGACCCAACACCGTCGGTGTGCTTTCGGCGCTCGCCGCCGTCACCGAACACATCGGTCTCGTCGGCACGATGTCCTCCACGTTCAACGAGCCGGCGGATATCGCCCGCCAGCTGCAGACGCTGAACGTGCTCTCAGACGGTCGTGCCGGGTGGAACGTGGTCACCACGTCCAACGCCTTCACCGGGGAGAACTTCCGTAAGGGCTTCTACCTGCCGCTTGACCAGCGCTACAACCGCGCACAGGCGGTCGTGGATGCGGCCCGCCAGATCTGGCAGACCGCTCCCGGCGACCGCGAACACCTCGTCGCCCGGCACGACGAGCTGCTCGATTTCGAAACCGCGGGGACAGTGCCGCCGGAGGGACTCGGCGCGGAATCTGGCCGCTCCCCGATGCTCGTACAGGCCGGCATGTCGCCGCAGGGCCGCGACTTCGCCGCGAAGAATTCGGATGTCATCTTCTCGCACTACGCCTCGTTCGAGAAGGCGCAAGCCTTCCGCGCCGACATCACCGAGCGCCTGGCAGCGAATGGTCGCGCGCCGGAGTCGCTCAAGGTGATGCCCGCAATGGCGATCGTGCTCGGCGACACCGAGGCAGAGGCACAGGAGCGTTCCCTCGAGATCCGTCGCGCCCAGGTGAGCCCGCAGACCGCGATCTCGTTCGTCGAGCAGGTGTGGGGACGCGACCTCTCCGACCACGACCCCGACGGGCCGCTGCCGAGCTTCGAGCCGACTGAGGGCCTCGCGGCCGAGGGCTGGGTTAATACGTACGAGGATCGCTTCGAGCGCGTTGCCAAGTGGCGGGAAATCTCGGCGCGCGAAAACCTCTCGATTCGCGACATTGCCGTGCGTGAGTACAACTACGACCAGTTCATCGGCACCCCCGAACAGGTCGCGGACTCGATCATCGCAGCGGTAGACGGCCGCGCGGCGGATGGCTTCACGCTCGTTGGGCACCTCGTTCCCGGGGGCCTCGCCGAGGTCGTCGAGAAAGTGATCCCAATCCTGCAGGAGAAAGGCGCGTACCGCACCGAATACCGGCAGGGCGCATCCCTGCGCGAGCTCATGGGCACGACCGCAGCGCCGCTGCGCGAGCAAGAAACTGCGCGGACCTCAGCATGA
- a CDS encoding ABC transporter permease: MGLYLLRRIGFGIFVIWAAFTIVYFILYLLPGDPVAAAAGAAGIGNEAELEQKREELGFNLPWYQQYFAALLGLVTGDFGNTIGSGEPAIDVVLRALPNTLKLAGLGLVFTVIIGLGVALLATLPRAGWLRRFIASLPPIAVAIPSFWLGIVLLQVFSFGLGWFPAFDMGNFASLVLPALTLGIFTGSYLAQVLIAGLRTEMSSAYADQVRSKGASRSYTVFRHALRNASLPGLNIAGVLVGGLLGGTVVTENVFSRDGLGGVLLDAVTKQEISVVLAVVVLAAIAFVIITLIVDFVTPLIDRRILVRSSRASA, translated from the coding sequence TTGGGGCTGTATCTCCTGCGTCGAATCGGCTTCGGCATCTTCGTGATCTGGGCCGCATTCACGATCGTCTACTTCATCCTCTACCTGCTGCCCGGCGACCCGGTCGCCGCGGCAGCAGGTGCCGCTGGAATCGGTAACGAAGCGGAGCTCGAGCAAAAGCGCGAGGAACTCGGCTTCAACCTCCCGTGGTACCAGCAGTATTTCGCGGCGCTCCTTGGCCTCGTGACTGGCGATTTCGGGAACACGATCGGCTCGGGCGAACCGGCGATCGACGTCGTGCTGCGGGCGCTCCCGAACACGCTGAAGCTCGCGGGGCTGGGCCTCGTGTTTACCGTAATCATCGGCCTCGGCGTCGCCCTCCTCGCGACGCTGCCGCGAGCGGGATGGTTGCGTCGCTTCATCGCGAGTCTGCCGCCCATTGCCGTCGCGATCCCGTCGTTCTGGCTCGGCATCGTGCTGCTGCAGGTGTTCTCGTTCGGGCTCGGCTGGTTCCCTGCCTTCGACATGGGAAACTTTGCCTCGCTCGTGCTGCCCGCGCTCACGCTCGGAATCTTCACCGGCTCCTACCTCGCACAGGTACTCATCGCGGGCCTACGGACGGAAATGTCATCTGCTTATGCGGACCAGGTCCGTTCCAAGGGCGCGAGCCGCAGCTACACGGTTTTCCGGCACGCACTGCGTAACGCATCACTGCCTGGGCTCAACATCGCGGGTGTGCTCGTCGGTGGCCTCCTCGGCGGCACCGTCGTGACCGAGAACGTGTTCTCGCGCGACGGGCTCGGCGGGGTGCTGCTTGACGCCGTGACGAAGCAGGAGATCTCGGTGGTACTCGCGGTGGTCGTGCTTGCCGCCATTGCGTTCGTCATCATCACCCTGATCGTTGACTTCGTCACACCACTCATTGACCGTCGAATTCTGGTCCGAAGCTCGCGGGCGAGCGCCTAG
- a CDS encoding LLM class flavin-dependent oxidoreductase produces MTQNAFGLALGTDGVGWHPSAERFDSESRAADPAFWSRTAQRAEAAGFDLLTFEDQLELPNDGGHSARFDSFSLSSWLAPQTKAIGLVPAATTATQEPFHVATATQTLDFASNGRAGLRLRIGLLPEELAAAGREPVFTSLTEFQALTPQEQQRAYYAGFAEGWEFAQIVRLVWDSWQDDAEIRDAATGRFLDGSRIHNPEFKGKYLSVYGASITPRSPQGQPPVFALAHQQVPYDFAAATSDVAFITPFGEADLAERRVGAEGASERVGRAGSALQLWPDIAVSVGTEGRSRLAELNELHGAEFVTDTGIFAGTADELVDLVVSWHEQGLQGARLRPLVTSADLAVLADEVLPKLRRAGVASAAPEATTLRERLGLPVAQNRFTDSAPFTADFTAAEEAIA; encoded by the coding sequence ATGACGCAAAACGCATTCGGACTGGCACTTGGCACAGACGGAGTCGGCTGGCACCCGTCGGCGGAGCGATTCGATTCGGAGTCGCGAGCCGCGGACCCCGCCTTCTGGAGCCGGACGGCACAGCGCGCGGAGGCCGCGGGCTTCGACCTCTTGACCTTCGAGGACCAGCTCGAGCTGCCGAACGATGGCGGACACTCTGCCCGCTTCGACTCGTTTTCGCTCAGCAGCTGGCTTGCGCCACAGACCAAGGCGATCGGCCTCGTGCCCGCGGCGACGACCGCGACGCAGGAGCCCTTCCACGTCGCGACCGCGACGCAGACGCTCGACTTCGCCTCGAACGGCCGCGCGGGCCTCCGACTGCGAATCGGCCTGTTGCCCGAGGAACTCGCGGCGGCCGGGCGCGAACCCGTCTTCACGAGTCTCACGGAGTTTCAGGCGCTGACGCCGCAGGAGCAACAGCGTGCGTATTACGCGGGCTTCGCCGAGGGCTGGGAATTCGCGCAGATCGTGCGCCTGGTTTGGGACTCGTGGCAGGATGACGCCGAGATTCGGGATGCGGCGACCGGTCGCTTCCTCGATGGCTCGCGCATCCACAACCCCGAGTTCAAGGGGAAGTACCTCTCGGTCTACGGTGCCTCGATCACCCCGCGTTCGCCCCAGGGCCAGCCGCCGGTGTTTGCGCTCGCGCACCAACAGGTGCCGTATGACTTTGCGGCCGCAACCTCCGACGTCGCCTTCATCACGCCGTTCGGGGAGGCTGACCTCGCGGAGCGTCGTGTGGGGGCCGAGGGCGCCTCGGAGCGCGTGGGCCGTGCCGGCTCGGCGCTCCAGCTGTGGCCTGACATCGCGGTGTCCGTCGGCACAGAAGGGCGCAGCCGGTTGGCTGAGCTCAACGAGCTCCACGGCGCCGAATTCGTCACCGACACGGGAATTTTCGCAGGCACTGCGGACGAGCTCGTCGACCTCGTGGTGTCGTGGCACGAGCAGGGTCTCCAGGGTGCGCGACTGCGCCCGCTCGTGACGAGCGCTGACCTGGCCGTCCTCGCCGATGAGGTGCTCCCGAAGCTCCGGCGTGCCGGAGTCGCATCCGCGGCCCCGGAGGCAACCACGCTGCGTGAGCGGCTCGGGTTGCCCGTAGCGCAGAACCGGTTTACCGATTCGGCTCCCTTTACCGCAGACTTCACCGCAGCCGAGGAGGCAATCGCATGA
- the erpA gene encoding iron-sulfur cluster insertion protein ErpA → MTTALTGITVTENGHNVSLTQTAVDKVKSLLNQEGRPDLRLRVAVQPGGCSGLIYQLYFDERELENDASVDFDGVELIIDEMSVPYLDGASIDFSDTIEKQGFNIDNPNAQGSCACGDSFH, encoded by the coding sequence ATGACGACAGCGCTCACGGGCATTACCGTCACCGAGAACGGCCACAACGTCTCGCTCACGCAGACCGCGGTGGACAAGGTGAAGTCGCTGCTGAACCAGGAGGGGCGCCCCGACCTGCGCCTGCGCGTGGCAGTGCAGCCGGGCGGATGCTCGGGCCTGATCTACCAGCTCTACTTCGACGAGCGCGAGCTCGAGAACGACGCGAGTGTCGATTTCGACGGCGTCGAGCTCATCATTGACGAGATGAGCGTGCCCTATCTCGATGGCGCATCAATCGACTTCTCCGACACGATTGAGAAGCAGGGTTTCAATATTGATAACCCCAACGCGCAGGGCAGCTGCGCGTGCGGTGATTCGTTCCACTAA
- a CDS encoding FAD/NAD(P)-binding protein, whose protein sequence is MTGPTRRAARLVDHDGHLATRCITFVGAGPRTAGIVERLIASQPEIDDRPLILHLIDPYPPGAGRIWRDNQSGLLTLNSMAGDVTMFTDESCSIEGPVVTGPDLATWAKEVREGRIRNIDIDPVSDPQLAEELEHLTPTSFPTRRLHERYMTWFLEQAVDGLSPGSKVMWHRDEVIKVSDDPSGAQVVTLASGDELTTDLVIYSFGHLGSEVTGEARYFSDFAALKGSQYLPPSYTADVDLGGFEAGSEIIVRGLGLVAIDLIVLLTLGRGGKFVREKDGKLRYLASGHEPKLLLGSRRGVPYRSKVSSTPRGERYVPRYFDGEVAKRIAEKTPGLDFSDHLYPLIRREVLHAYYLELFTGSPDRVAMEWLEFRDGLDRLDLDGDAYTDLVARAIPDPEDRLDLAVLDRPLAGVHLESSEALQEWSRDYIAHNLERSTDPRYSEMQALFNGVLFAFMASAEIATSPNWDPTSFIREYQRRWFKFFSYIASGPPPGRLEQLLALSEAGVIEFLGAGVIVSADNVSGEFVAKSATIPGERRTRALVDAWLPEASTDHTDSRALRDLLDSGAGREQQVGSISNGLVEVRMSDSRLIRKGGGVHPRRFAVGPGTSRPNTGAFSRPGIDALAFREWDSVARAVLKELRSIREAAGTPEQPPRDDDRLETESSDDSLASAFDSAAYYSPEDGVEDLVGR, encoded by the coding sequence ATGACCGGACCGACTCGTCGCGCGGCCAGGCTCGTCGACCACGACGGCCACCTCGCCACGCGCTGCATTACCTTCGTCGGCGCCGGGCCCCGCACCGCGGGCATCGTCGAGCGGCTCATCGCGAGTCAGCCGGAGATTGACGACCGACCGCTGATCCTGCACCTCATCGACCCGTACCCGCCCGGGGCGGGCCGCATTTGGCGAGACAACCAGTCCGGTCTCCTTACCCTTAACTCGATGGCGGGCGACGTCACGATGTTCACCGACGAGTCCTGCTCGATTGAGGGCCCTGTCGTAACCGGTCCCGACCTCGCCACGTGGGCGAAGGAGGTCCGCGAGGGGCGCATCCGGAACATCGATATCGACCCGGTGAGCGATCCGCAGCTGGCCGAAGAGCTCGAGCACCTCACGCCTACGAGCTTTCCGACGCGACGACTCCACGAGCGCTACATGACGTGGTTCCTCGAGCAGGCGGTGGACGGCCTCAGCCCCGGGTCGAAGGTTATGTGGCACCGGGATGAAGTGATCAAGGTCTCGGATGATCCCTCGGGCGCGCAGGTGGTCACGCTCGCAAGCGGTGACGAGCTCACGACCGACCTCGTGATCTATTCATTCGGGCACCTCGGCAGCGAAGTGACCGGCGAGGCCCGCTACTTCAGCGACTTCGCGGCGCTCAAGGGCTCGCAGTATCTGCCGCCGTCGTACACGGCGGATGTGGATCTCGGCGGCTTCGAGGCTGGCTCGGAAATCATCGTGCGTGGCCTCGGCCTCGTCGCAATCGACCTCATCGTGTTGCTCACGCTTGGACGCGGGGGGAAGTTTGTGCGCGAGAAGGATGGCAAGCTCCGCTACCTTGCCTCGGGGCACGAGCCAAAGCTACTGCTCGGCTCGCGCCGCGGTGTGCCGTATCGCTCGAAGGTCTCATCCACGCCGCGCGGCGAGAGGTATGTTCCGCGCTACTTCGACGGCGAGGTCGCGAAGCGCATTGCCGAGAAGACTCCCGGACTCGACTTCAGCGACCATCTGTATCCGCTCATCCGACGCGAGGTGCTGCACGCCTACTATCTCGAGCTGTTCACGGGCTCGCCCGACCGAGTCGCGATGGAGTGGCTCGAGTTCCGCGACGGTCTCGACCGGCTCGACCTCGACGGGGATGCATACACCGACCTCGTGGCGCGCGCCATACCGGATCCGGAGGATCGCCTCGACCTCGCCGTGCTCGACCGCCCGCTGGCGGGGGTCCACCTCGAAAGCAGCGAGGCGCTCCAGGAGTGGTCGCGGGACTACATCGCGCACAATCTCGAGCGCAGTACGGATCCGCGCTACTCCGAGATGCAGGCTCTATTTAATGGAGTCCTCTTCGCATTCATGGCCTCGGCCGAGATCGCGACGTCCCCAAATTGGGATCCCACCTCGTTCATCCGCGAGTACCAGCGACGCTGGTTCAAGTTCTTCAGCTACATCGCGTCCGGGCCGCCGCCCGGACGGCTCGAGCAGCTGCTCGCACTGTCCGAGGCGGGAGTCATCGAGTTCCTCGGCGCGGGCGTGATCGTCTCGGCCGACAACGTGTCAGGCGAATTCGTCGCGAAGAGCGCGACGATTCCCGGCGAGCGCCGCACCCGCGCGCTCGTCGACGCGTGGCTGCCCGAAGCCAGCACGGACCACACCGACTCACGCGCGCTACGGGACCTTCTCGATAGTGGCGCCGGACGCGAGCAGCAGGTCGGTTCGATCTCGAACGGCCTCGTCGAGGTGCGGATGTCCGACTCGCGCCTGATCCGCAAGGGCGGCGGAGTGCATCCCCGCCGCTTCGCCGTCGGGCCGGGGACGAGTCGGCCGAATACCGGCGCGTTCTCGCGCCCCGGTATCGATGCGCTCGCCTTCCGCGAGTGGGATTCGGTCGCGCGCGCGGTCCTCAAGGAGCTGCGCAGCATTCGCGAGGCCGCGGGCACGCCGGAGCAGCCGCCGCGCGATGACGATCGCCTCGAGACCGAATCCTCGGATGACAGTCTCGCGTCGGCGTTCGACTCCGCCGCGTATTACAGCCCGGAGGACGGCGTCGAGGACCTGGTGGGCCGCTAG
- a CDS encoding M20/M25/M40 family metallo-hydrolase — protein MSDSETPPIGDQIGDQLRDRVQLGMPSVIRRLSELVRIPSVSWDEFDRDEVRRSAEATRELFEATGLFDLIEVQQYEDAAGRLGQPAVLAHRPPLSGYPTVLLYAHHDVQPPGDDAKWRTPAFEPTVIGDRLYARGASDDKAGVLVHVAALEALRDVLEARREPFGLGISILIEGEEENGSRSFSRFLDEHRPQLEADYIIIADSDNAGVRTPSLTVALRGNVTFNLTVRTLEHASHSGMYGGLAPDAMLATVRLLNTLWDEGGAVAVPGLRSHDAEVPEADERQLIEEAGVLGGKLIGRGPHNARMWYQPAITITGIDAPNVANASNTLLPEVRVRISGRVAPGQSAKEYADALLEHLRDNAPFGAELEVDSLDCGEPFLVDLGGQGTARMFDAMGEAWDTHPTLAGIGGSIPMISEITERFPDAEVLVTGVEDPGTMAHSPNESQHLGVLRRAIESEARFLAATLDAQVSDATRAGVE, from the coding sequence ATGAGTGATTCTGAGACCCCGCCGATTGGCGACCAGATCGGCGACCAGCTCCGCGACCGCGTGCAGCTGGGCATGCCGAGCGTTATTCGTCGACTGAGCGAGCTGGTGCGCATCCCGTCGGTGAGCTGGGACGAGTTCGACCGCGACGAGGTGCGGCGCAGCGCGGAGGCCACCCGCGAGCTCTTCGAGGCGACTGGGCTCTTCGACTTGATCGAGGTGCAGCAATACGAGGATGCGGCCGGTCGCCTCGGCCAGCCCGCCGTGCTCGCCCATCGGCCGCCGCTTTCGGGCTATCCCACCGTGCTGCTCTATGCGCACCACGACGTTCAGCCTCCCGGCGACGACGCGAAGTGGCGCACACCCGCATTCGAGCCAACCGTCATCGGCGACCGCCTGTACGCGCGCGGCGCGAGCGACGACAAGGCCGGGGTACTCGTGCATGTCGCCGCGCTCGAGGCGCTGCGGGATGTGCTTGAGGCACGGCGTGAGCCGTTCGGCCTCGGTATCTCGATCCTCATCGAGGGCGAAGAAGAGAACGGCTCCCGCAGCTTCTCGCGTTTCCTCGACGAACACCGGCCGCAGCTCGAGGCCGACTACATCATCATCGCGGACAGCGACAACGCGGGGGTGCGGACGCCCTCGCTCACCGTGGCGCTCCGCGGTAACGTGACGTTCAACCTCACCGTGCGCACGCTCGAGCACGCGTCTCACTCGGGTATGTATGGTGGCCTCGCCCCGGATGCGATGCTCGCGACGGTGCGCCTGCTCAACACGCTCTGGGATGAGGGTGGCGCGGTCGCCGTTCCCGGCCTGCGTTCGCACGACGCCGAGGTGCCGGAGGCCGACGAGCGGCAGCTCATCGAGGAGGCCGGCGTCCTCGGCGGCAAGCTCATTGGCCGCGGCCCCCACAACGCGCGGATGTGGTACCAGCCGGCCATCACGATCACTGGTATCGACGCACCCAACGTGGCCAACGCATCCAACACCCTGCTGCCGGAGGTGCGCGTGCGGATTTCGGGCCGCGTCGCCCCCGGGCAGTCGGCGAAGGAGTATGCGGATGCACTACTCGAGCACCTGCGCGACAATGCGCCGTTCGGCGCGGAACTCGAAGTCGACTCGCTCGACTGCGGGGAACCCTTCCTCGTCGACCTCGGTGGCCAGGGCACTGCCCGGATGTTCGACGCCATGGGCGAGGCCTGGGACACGCACCCGACGCTTGCGGGCATCGGTGGCTCGATCCCGATGATCTCCGAAATCACGGAACGATTCCCGGACGCGGAGGTACTCGTCACCGGCGTCGAGGATCCGGGCACGATGGCACACTCGCCGAACGAGTCCCAGCACCTCGGCGTACTGCGGCGGGCCATCGAATCGGAGGCCCGATTCCTTGCCGCGACGCTCGATGCGCAAGTCAGTGACGCAACGCGCGCGGGCGTGGAATAA
- a CDS encoding ABC transporter permease, with protein sequence MTESIVVTAQAGAPGPSETKPPAAKGVVRGGRLGGIVRNLGLVIALLIIAVVIAWAIWPEAFAKYGPNEPIPDARLLPPSAAHPFGTDNLSQDVFSRMVHGTFTSVTAAALAVLGGFVAGSLIGLLAGYLRGWVDEVLMRIVDVLLAIPSILLSLAIVASLGFGIVNLAIAVGVTSTAAFARVMRSSVLRESEAVYVEAARMSGARWPAVIFRHVLPNSIAPVLAMAALEFGTALLAISALSYLGFGAPPDVPEWGSQVALGRDYIATAWWLTTFPGLVIVTVVLAANVISNRLNRGVRRA encoded by the coding sequence ATGACCGAATCAATCGTCGTTACCGCTCAGGCGGGCGCCCCCGGGCCGAGCGAGACCAAACCCCCCGCCGCGAAGGGCGTTGTCCGCGGTGGCCGGCTCGGCGGCATCGTGCGCAATCTCGGCCTCGTGATCGCCCTGCTGATCATTGCGGTCGTGATCGCCTGGGCGATCTGGCCCGAGGCGTTCGCGAAGTATGGCCCCAACGAACCGATTCCTGACGCGCGCCTGCTGCCGCCCTCGGCGGCGCATCCCTTCGGCACGGACAACCTGAGCCAGGACGTCTTTTCGCGCATGGTGCACGGCACATTCACCTCGGTGACGGCAGCGGCCCTCGCCGTCCTCGGCGGTTTCGTCGCGGGCAGCCTCATCGGCCTGCTCGCGGGGTACCTCCGCGGCTGGGTCGACGAGGTCCTCATGCGCATCGTGGATGTGCTGCTCGCCATTCCCTCCATCCTGCTCTCGCTCGCGATCGTCGCGTCGCTCGGCTTCGGGATCGTCAACCTCGCAATCGCGGTGGGGGTGACCTCGACCGCGGCGTTCGCGCGCGTGATGCGTTCCTCGGTGTTGCGCGAGTCCGAGGCCGTGTACGTCGAGGCTGCGCGGATGAGCGGAGCGCGGTGGCCCGCGGTGATCTTCCGCCATGTACTGCCGAACTCGATCGCTCCCGTCCTGGCCATGGCGGCCCTCGAATTTGGCACGGCGCTGTTGGCGATCTCGGCACTCAGCTACCTCGGCTTCGGCGCGCCGCCGGACGTTCCTGAGTGGGGCTCGCAGGTTGCGCTCGGCCGTGACTACATTGCGACGGCTTGGTGGCTCACGACCTTCCCCGGTCTCGTGATCGTGACAGTCGTGCTCGCGGCCAACGTCATCTCAAACCGGCTCAATCGAGGAGTGCGACGCGCATGA